Proteins from a single region of Neomonachus schauinslandi chromosome 10, ASM220157v2, whole genome shotgun sequence:
- the XPO1 gene encoding exportin-1 has protein sequence MPAIMTMLADHAARQLLDFSQKLDINLLDNVVNCLYHGEGAQQRMAQEVLTHLKEHPDAWTRVDTILEFSQNMNTKYYGLQILENVIKTRWKILPRNQCEGIKKYVVGLIIKTSSDPTCVEKEKVYIGKLNMILVQILKQEWPKHWPTFISDIVGASRTSESLCQNNMVILKLLSEEVFDFSSGQITQVKAKHLKDSMCNEFSQIFQLCQFVMENSQNAPLVHATLETLLRFLNWIPLGYIFETKLISTLIYKFLNVPMFRNVSLKCLTEIAGVSVSQYEEQFVTLFTLTMMQLKQMLPLNTNIRLAYSNGKDDEQNFIQNLSLFLCTFLKEHGQLIEKRLNLRETLMEALHYMLLVSEVEETEIFKICLEYWNHLAAELYRESPFSTSASPLLSGSQHFDVPPRRQLYLPVLSKVRLLMVSRMAKPEEVLVVENDQGEVVREFMKDTDSINLYKNMRETLVYLTHLDYVDTERIMTEKLHNQVNGTEWSWKNLNTLCWAIGSISGAMHEEDEKRFLVTVIKDLLGLCEQKRGKDNKAIIASNIMYIVGQYPRFLRAHWKFLKTVVNKLFEFMHETHDGVQDMACDTFIKIAQKCRRHFVQVQVGEVMPFIDEILNNINTIICDLQPQQVHTFYEAVGYMIGAQTDQTVQEHLIEKYMLLPNQVWDSIIQQATKNVDILKDPETVKQLGSILKTNVRACKAVGHPFVIQLGRIYLDMLNVYKCLSENISAAIQANGEMVTKQPLIRSMRTVKRETLKLISGWVSRSNDPQMVAENFVPPLLDAVLIDYQRNVPAAREPEVLSTMAIIVNKLGGHITAEIPQIFDAVFECTLNMINKDFEEYPEHRTNFFLLLQAVNSHCFPAFLAIPPAQFKLVLDSIIWAFKHTMRNVADTGLQILFTLLQNVAQEEAAAQSFYQTYFCDILQHIFSVVTDTSHTAGLTMHASILAYMFNLVEEGKISTPLNPGNPVNNQMFIQEYVANLLKSAFPHLQDAQVKLFVTGLFSLNQDIPAFKEHLRDFLVQIKEFAGEDTSDLFLEERETALRQAQEEKHKLQMSVPGILNPHEIPEEMCD, from the exons gaattaaaaaatacGTTGTTGGCCTCATTATCAAGACGTCATCTGACCCAACTTGTGTTGAG aaggAAAAGGTGTATATTGGGAAATTAAATATGATTCTTGTTCAG ATACTAAAACAAGAATGGCCAAAACACTGGCCAACTTTTATCAGTGACATTGTTGGAGCAAGTAGGACCAGTGAAAGTCTCTGTCAGAATAATATGGTGATTCTTAAACTCTTGAGTGAAGAAGTATTTGATTTCTCTAGTGGACAGATAACTCAAGTGAAAGCTAAGCATTTAAAAGACAG catgtgcAATGAATTCTCCCAAATTTTTCAGCTGTGTCAGTTTGTGATG GAAAATTCCCAAAATGCTCCACTTGTACATGCAACTTTGGAAACATTGCTCAGATTTCTTAATTGGATTCCACTGGGATATATTTTTGAGACCAAGTTAATTAGCACATTAATTTATAAG ttCCTGAATGTTCCAATGTTTCGAAATGTCTCTCTGAAGTGCCTCACTGAGATTGCTGGTGTGAGTGTAAGCCAATATGAGGAACAATTTGTAACGCTATTTACACTGACAATGATGCAGCTAAAACAG ATGCTTCCTTTAAATACCAATATTCGACTTGCATACTCAAATGGAAAAGATGATGAACAGAACTTTATtcaaaacctcagtttgtttctctgcaCCTTTCTAAAGGAACATGGTCAACTTATAGAGAAAAGGTTAAATCTCAGGGAAACACTTATGGAG GCCCTTCATTATATGTTGTTGGTATCAGAAGTGGAGGAAACGGAAATCTTCAAGATTTGTCTTGAGTACTGGAATCATTTGGCAGCTGAACTCTATAGAGAGAGCCCATTCTCTACATCTGCTTCTCCATTGCTCTCTGGAAGTCAACATTTTGATGTTCCTCCCAGGAGACAGCTGTATTTGCCCGTGTTATCCAAG GTCCGTTTATTGATGGTTAGTCGTATGGCTAAACCAGAAGAAGTATTGGTTGTAGAAAATGATCAGGGAGAAGTTGTAAGAGAATTCATGAAGGATACAGATTCCATTAATTTGTATAAGAATATGAGAGAAACATTAG TTTATCTTACTCATCTGGATTATGTAGATACAGAAAGAATAATGACTGAGAAGCTTCACAATCAAGTGAATGGTACAGAGTGGTCATGGAAAAATTTGAATACATTGTGTTGGGCAATAGGCTCCATTAGTGGAGCAATGCATGAAGAGGATGAAAAACGCTTTCTTGTTACTGTTATAAAG GATCTATTAGGATTATGTGAACAGAAAAGAGGCAAAGATAATAAAGCTATTATTGCATCAAATATCATGTACATAGTAGGTCAATATCCAAGGTTTTTAAGAGCTCACTGGAAGTTTTTGAAGACTGTAGTTAACAAGTTGTTTGAATTCATGCATG agaCCCATGATGGAGTCCAAGACATGGCTTGTGATACTTTCATTAAAATAGCTCAGAAATGCCGCAGGCATTTTGTTCAGGTTCAGGTTGGAGAGGTAATGCCATTTATTGATGAAATTTTGAACAATATCAACACTATAATTTGTGATCTTCAGCCTCAACAG GTACATACATTTTACGAAGCTGTGGGGTACATGATTGGTGCACAAACAGACCAAACAGTTCAAGAACAtttgatagaaaaatatatgctACTCCCTAATCAGGTTTGGGATAGCATAATCCAGCAGGCAACCAAA AATGTGGATATACTTAAAGATCCTGAAACAGTTAAGCAGCTCGGTAGTATATTGAAAACAAATGTTAGAGCCTGCAAAGCTGTCGGACATCCCTTTGTAATTCAGCTTGGGAGAATTTATTTAGATATGCTTAATGTATACAAGTGCCTCAGTGAAAATATTTCAGCAGCTATCCAAGCTAATG GTGAGATGGTTACAAAGCAACCATTGATTAGAAGTATGCGAACAGTAAAAAGGGAAACCTTAAAGTTAATATCTGGTTGGGTGAGCCGGTCCAATGATCCACAGATG gtagcTGAAAATTTTGTTCCTCCTCTATTGGATGCAGTTCTCATTGATTATCAGAGAAATGTCCCAGCTGCTAGAGAACCAGAAGTGCTTAGTACTATGGCTATTATTGTCAACAAGTTAGGAGGACATATAACAGCTGAAATACCTCAAATATTTGATGCTGTTTTTGAATGCACATTGAATATGATAAATAAG GACTTTGAAGAATATCCTGAACACAGAACGAACTTTTTCTTACTACTTCAGGCTGTCAATTCTCATTGTTTCCCAGCATTCCTGGCTATACCACCTGCACAGTTTAAACTTGTTTTGGATTCCATTATTTGGGCTTTCAAACATACTATGAGGAACGTTGCAGATACAG GCTTACAGATACTTTTTACACTCTTACAAAATGTTGCACAAGAAGAAGCTGCAGCTCAGAGTTTCTATCAAACTTATTTTTGTGATATTCTTCAGCATATCTTTTCTGTTGTGACAGACACCTCACATACTGCTG GTTTGACAATGCATGCGTCAATACTTGCATATATGTTTAATTTggttgaagaaggaaaaataagtacaCCGTTAAATCCTGGAAATCCAGTTAACAACCAGATGTTCATTCAGGAATATGTGGCAAATCTCCTTAAATCTGCATTCCCTCATCTTCAAGA TGCTCAAGTAAAGCTCTTTGTGACAGGGCTCTTCAGCTTAAATCAGGATATTCCTGCTTTCAAGGAGCATCTTAGGGATTTCCTAGTACAAATAAAG GAGTTTGCAGGTGAAGATACATCTGATCTGtttttggaagagagagaaacagcccTTCGACAGGCTCAGGAAGAGAAACATAAACTTCAAATGTCTGTCCCTGGCATCCTTAATCCACATGAAATTCCAGAAGAAATGTGTGATTAA